Within the Gammaproteobacteria bacterium genome, the region CCTGTTGTCGGTATTCGGGCTGACTGGCTTCATGGGCATCACCTTGGGTCCTGTTATCAATTCTTACCTCGGCTTGCCCAATGGGGGCCAGGTTGTCATGACCGCGATGGGCGCGACCGGCGCAATCTTCCTCGGCCTGTCCACCTACGCCTTGACCACGCGCAAGGACTTCAGCTTCATGGGCGGCTTCCTGTTCGTTGGTGTGCTGGTGGCATTTCTGACGGGCCTGGGTGCAATCTTTTTTGAAATGCCTACCCTGGCGCTGGCGGTTTCCGCCATGTTCGTACTGCTCGCCTCCGGCCTGATCCTGTTCGAAACCAGCCAGATCATGCACGGTGGCGAAACCAACTACATCCTGGCGACCGTCTCTCTGTATGTCAGTATCTTCAACCTGTTTACCAGCCTGCTACACCTGCTGGGCGTGACCAGTGGTGATGATTGACGCTGGTACCCCAGCATAATAAGTGGCCATGAAAAGCACAGCACCGTGACCGAAGAACACATCTTCGCGCAATACGTGCGCATTCTCGGTAAAGGCAAAAAGGGCTCGCGCTCGCTAACGCAGGATGAGGCATATGAGGCGATGCGCCTGATCCTCGCCGATGCCGTCGAACCGGTGCAACTCGGCGCCTTCCTGATGCTGATGCGCGTCAAGGAGGAAAGCCCTCAGGAGCTCGCCGGCTTCGTGCGCGCGGCGCGTGACTCCCTGACATTGCCCAACCCCCTCCCCCAGGTTGATCTGGACTGGTCATCCTACGCAGGCAAGCGCCGCCACTTGCCGTGGTTCACTCTCTCTGCCCTGCTGCTGGCCGAAAACGGTATATCGATACTGATGCACGGCATCGGCGGGCGCAAACACGACCGCGTATATACTCATACAGCGTTTGAGTCCCTGGGCATTCCAGCCAGCCAGTCGCTCGACGAGGCCGCCATGCGCATCCGCCAGCATGGCTTTGCATTTCTGCCGCTGGAACGGTTTCAACCAAAACTCCAGTCAATTATCGACCTGCGCGACATGCTGGGGCTGCGTTCTCCGGTGCATACCCTGTCGCGCATGCTCAACCCCTTCCAGGCCCCCTACCTGATGCAAGGCATCTTCCATCCCGGCTACAAAGAGATCCATCAGCAGGCGGCACTGCTGCTCAAGCAGCCCCATGCGGCAGTGCTTAAAGGTGAAGGAGGCGAAATCGAGCGCAACCCGGATGCATCGTGCCAAGTGCTGACAGCACATGAAGGCGTGGCTGGTGAGGAACAGTGGCCCGCCATGTTTGAAGGTCAACGCCACATGAAGGACGAAACCATGGATGTGCGTCGTCTGGCGGCGCTGTGGCGCGGCGATATAGAGGATGAATATGGCCTGGCTGCAGTCACCGGCACCGCTGCCATTGCACTCAAGCTAATGGGCCGGGCGGAATCGTTTGAAGCCGCCGAGGCATTGGCACGCGCAACGTGGGATAACCGGCCCAAGGAAAAGTTTGGCCCGTAACCCTTCATCAAAAAACGTCAATATACACTCCTGCCACGCCAACCGTAAGCGTCCAGCCGTCCCACCTGTTTTTATAGTTACCCTTGCGCCACCCTGTGGTTTTCACAGGAGAGCGGCACATGAATATGAAATCGTTGGAGGCAAGTCGCCACTACTGGCAGCAGCACGTCGCGGCCTGGCGGTGTAGTGGCCTGAAGCAGATTGATTATTGCAGGCAGCATGGACTGGTGCCGAAGCAGCTTCGCTACCGGATCGCCAAAGACCGTCGAAACGACGTTTGCGTGAGCGGCACGGATGCGGTCACGCTGGTGCCCGTGCAGATCGAGGAGGTCAACGGTGCTGGGTTGGTGTTGCAGAACGCGGGGGGGTGGCAGCTCACGCTGCCGTCCGGTGTTTCGGCAAGCTGGCTGGCAACCTTGCTGCGGGGCTTGTCATGATTGCGCAGCCGCATACGATCTGGGTGGCGGTCGCGCCGATGGACATGCGGGTGGGCATCGATGGTCTGTCGCTGCGGGTGCAGCAGGCGCTGGGCAAGGCCCCCTGCGATGGCTCGGCCTATGTGTTTCGTAACCGTCGCGGTGATCGGCTCAAGGTGTTGCTGTGGGATGGCAATGGCGTGTGGTTGTGCCAGCGCCGGTTGCATCGGGGGCGCTTCGTCTGGCCGCAGGCGGACAGTCCGGTCTGGTCATTGGAACTTGCCCAATGGCAGTGGCTGATTGCTGGTGTCGACTGGCAGCGGATGTCGGCCCAACCGGCGGCCGACTGGCGTTTGTGACGATTGAAGCCGCCATGAAAAATGGTGAATAAAAACCTGTATTTATGCGGCTTTCTGCGGTGTTTCATGGTATAATTTTGTCATGAAAAACGTTGCCGAAGCAGCCCTGCAAGACGCTCCTGCCGCTCTCAAAAACTGGGCTGTGCTGGCGATGCAGCAGCTCGACGAAAAGAGTAACAAAGTACAACAGTTAAGCGATCAACTGTCACTGCGCGACCAGCAGCTCAAACACGCCGACCTCAAAATCCAGGCCCTGACCTTCGAACTCGCCTACTACAAGCGCATTCGCTTTGCCAACAAGAGCGAACAATTCTCCTTGGAGCAGCGCGAGTTGTTCGAGGAAAGCTGGAATACCGACACCAGTGCGCTGGAAGCCGAAGTGGAACAGCTGGCATCTACCCAGCAACCCAAGCGCGAACGCGCCGGTCGCCAGCCGTTGCCGAATCATCTCCCGCGTATCGAGCACCGCCATGAACCTGAGGGTTGCACCTGCGGCCAGTGCGGCAAGGATCTGGTCAATATCGGCGAAGACATCAGCGAGCAACTGGATGTCGAGCCCGCCCGCTTCTTCGTGCATCGCCACATTCGTCCGCAGTATGCTTGCCGTGCTTGTGAGACCGATGGTCGATGATTATGCCGGCTACAAAGGCCTGTTCGCCCACGCCGTGGTGGAACTGGCGTGCCTGGCCCATGCGCGGCGGAAATTCTACGATCTGCATGCCGCCCATCAGAGCCCGATTGCGGCCGAGGCATTGAAGCGCATTGCCGGACTCTACGCCATCGAAGATCAGGGCAAGACCCTGGGCATCGAAGATCGTCATGCATTACGCCAGCAACACGCCAAGCCGAAGCTGGACGAATTCCATGCCTGGCTCCAGCGCACACGGCTCACCACCGCCACGGGTAGCGGCACCGCCAAGGCCATCGACTACAGCCTCAAACGCTGGGATGCAATCAAGCGCTACCTCGGGGATGGCCGTTACCCCATCGATAACAACCCGGTGGAAAATGCTATCCGTCCTATTGCGCTTGGTAAAAAGAATTGGCTGTTCACCGGCAGTGAACGCGCGGGCCGCCGCGCCGCCGCCATCCAGAGCCTGTTCGCAACGGCGAAACTCAACGGCATCGAGCCGGCTGCCTGGCTGAAGGATACGCTGGAGAAACTGCCGACCTGGCCTAACAGCCGCATTGATGAGCTGTTGCCGTTGCGGTCTGTGCAGGCATCAGGCTGAGCTGTATAGATGGGGCGGCTGGACGCTTACCGCCAACCAACGTTAGCCTTGAAATAATTCCACACCAAAAAGGCTACACCTCTGAGCTTACCGTACAGACTAAATTCCCAAACTGTGTACCGCATCACATTTCCAGCGTGACTCCTTAGGCAGAAATAAAATCGCCCTACCAGTAACTTAGCAACACCAGCAAACTTACCCAGGAACACCCATCGCATGAACAGCCTAAAGTCACGCCTAGCATCCGTAGCGACGCTATCCGCCATGATCACAACTGCTACCCTGATGACCGCAGCAATGACGGCCACGGCCACCGCCGCTACAGCGCCTGAGCAATGGGTACCACACAGGATACTCATCCAGCCACGCGCCGGGTTATCGGGTCTTGAACTGGACAAAATCATCAAACCCCACGGCGGACGCGCCATGCGACACATCCCTCGCACCAGCTTCCAAGTCGTGGAACTACCACCCCAAGCAGATGAAGTTGCAATATCGCGAGCATTGTCACGCCATCGTCATATAAAATTTGCGGAACTCGA harbors:
- a CDS encoding Bax inhibitor-1/YccA family protein, which codes for MNRYQQPVATTASRTGSALAANKMIRNTYTLLAMTLLFSAATAGASIVLNLPHPGLIITLLGYFGLLFLTYKLQNSAWGLLSVFGLTGFMGITLGPVINSYLGLPNGGQVVMTAMGATGAIFLGLSTYALTTRKDFSFMGGFLFVGVLVAFLTGLGAIFFEMPTLALAVSAMFVLLASGLILFETSQIMHGGETNYILATVSLYVSIFNLFTSLLHLLGVTSGDD
- a CDS encoding glycosyl transferase family protein; translated protein: MTEEHIFAQYVRILGKGKKGSRSLTQDEAYEAMRLILADAVEPVQLGAFLMLMRVKEESPQELAGFVRAARDSLTLPNPLPQVDLDWSSYAGKRRHLPWFTLSALLLAENGISILMHGIGGRKHDRVYTHTAFESLGIPASQSLDEAAMRIRQHGFAFLPLERFQPKLQSIIDLRDMLGLRSPVHTLSRMLNPFQAPYLMQGIFHPGYKEIHQQAALLLKQPHAAVLKGEGGEIERNPDASCQVLTAHEGVAGEEQWPAMFEGQRHMKDETMDVRRLAALWRGDIEDEYGLAAVTGTAAIALKLMGRAESFEAAEALARATWDNRPKEKFGP
- a CDS encoding IS66 family insertion sequence element accessory protein TnpB; this translates as MNMKSLEASRHYWQQHVAAWRCSGLKQIDYCRQHGLVPKQLRYRIAKDRRNDVCVSGTDAVTLVPVQIEEVNGAGLVLQNAGGWQLTLPSGVSASWLATLLRGLS
- the tnpB gene encoding IS66 family insertion sequence element accessory protein TnpB (TnpB, as the term is used for proteins encoded by IS66 family insertion elements, is considered an accessory protein, since TnpC, encoded by a neighboring gene, is a DDE family transposase.), with amino-acid sequence MIAQPHTIWVAVAPMDMRVGIDGLSLRVQQALGKAPCDGSAYVFRNRRGDRLKVLLWDGNGVWLCQRRLHRGRFVWPQADSPVWSLELAQWQWLIAGVDWQRMSAQPAADWRL